One genomic window of Methanosalsum zhilinae DSM 4017 includes the following:
- a CDS encoding homocysteine biosynthesis protein: MVKKTIHDINRKIRDGNVNVVTAEEMVDIVRELGAENAAKEVDVVTTGTFGAMCSSGAWLNLGHSDPPIKMEKVWLNDVEAYTGVAAVDAYIGATQLSISQGMEYGGAHVIEDLISGKSVDVHATAYGTDCYPRKVLDTTITIDDLNQATMLNPRNAYQKYNVATNSSNRTLNTYMGVLLPNNGNVTFSGAGVLSPLFNDPNYETIGTGTRIFLGGGQGYITGNGTQHDPTNNFGTLMVQGDMKSMDPEYIRAATFTGYGTSLYVGIGVPIPVLNEDIARATAVTDDDIITNVLDYGVPSRNRPVIRKVSYGELKSGSIDINGEEVPASSLSSFRTARKISRQLKQSISSGEFFVSMPVDRLSSTGFSKPMKQTSVNPLVGDIMSTSVVTIRQSASTYEAAKKIMDCSFNHLPVVSDENVIVGIVTSWDISKAVAQKKFDFVEDIMTRNVVTATPDEAIDIAAYRLDQNLVSALPIVDNQKRVIGIITSDDISKLLARRGNL; this comes from the coding sequence ATGGTAAAAAAAACAATCCATGATATCAATAGAAAGATCAGAGATGGAAACGTCAATGTAGTAACTGCAGAAGAAATGGTTGATATTGTAAGGGAGCTTGGTGCAGAGAATGCAGCAAAGGAAGTTGATGTTGTTACAACCGGTACATTCGGTGCGATGTGTTCATCAGGAGCCTGGTTGAATCTGGGACACTCTGATCCTCCTATTAAAATGGAAAAGGTGTGGCTTAATGATGTTGAGGCCTATACAGGTGTTGCAGCAGTGGATGCATATATTGGTGCTACACAGTTATCTATTTCACAGGGTATGGAATACGGAGGAGCACATGTTATAGAAGATCTAATAAGCGGAAAATCCGTTGATGTTCATGCAACTGCTTATGGTACAGACTGTTATCCCAGGAAAGTTCTGGATACCACTATTACGATAGATGATCTTAATCAGGCAACGATGTTAAATCCCCGCAACGCATACCAGAAATACAATGTTGCCACTAACAGCTCCAATCGCACTCTTAACACATATATGGGTGTATTGCTACCGAATAATGGAAATGTGACATTTTCAGGTGCCGGTGTTCTGTCCCCGCTATTTAATGATCCCAATTATGAAACTATCGGAACTGGAACTCGAATCTTTCTTGGAGGCGGACAGGGTTATATTACAGGAAATGGAACACAGCATGATCCGACAAATAATTTTGGAACCCTGATGGTACAGGGAGATATGAAGAGCATGGATCCTGAATACATAAGAGCAGCAACATTTACTGGCTACGGTACTTCCCTTTATGTTGGAATAGGTGTCCCAATACCTGTGCTCAATGAGGATATAGCCAGGGCAACTGCAGTAACAGATGATGATATTATTACGAATGTACTTGATTATGGGGTACCCAGCCGTAATAGACCTGTTATACGTAAGGTATCCTACGGGGAATTGAAATCGGGATCAATTGATATAAACGGAGAAGAAGTTCCTGCCTCTTCACTTTCCAGTTTCAGAACAGCAAGAAAAATATCAAGGCAGTTGAAGCAGTCTATTTCAAGTGGAGAATTTTTTGTAAGTATGCCTGTAGATAGATTATCCAGTACTGGCTTTTCAAAACCCATGAAACAGACAAGCGTAAATCCGCTTGTTGGAGACATCATGTCCACTTCTGTGGTAACTATCAGGCAAAGTGCCAGTACATATGAAGCAGCAAAGAAAATAATGGACTGTTCATTCAATCACCTTCCAGTGGTTTCTGATGAGAATGTAATTGTGGGTATAGTGACTTCCTGGGACATTTCAAAAGCTGTTGCCCAGAAAAAATTTGATTTTGTTGAGGATATTATGACCCGCAATGTGGTTACTGCTACACCGGATGAAGCAATTGATATTGCTGCATATCGCCTTGATCAGAATCTTGTTTCTGCATTGCCTATTGTAGATAATCAAAAACGTGTGATTGGTATAATCACAAGTGATGATATCAGTAAACTTCTTGCAAGGAGAGGGAATTTATGA
- a CDS encoding 4Fe-4S binding protein, whose amino-acid sequence MKIRINISSDVVGQPIVAESIIETGTLLNISQAHFDSTRGEIVADVADDEFIRIKKALTNRGAEVVVLDTPIIHDEEECVDCGACISVCPVNVFSFDDEWELKVDKEKCIQCGTCIQMCPHDALTLER is encoded by the coding sequence ATGAAAATCAGAATTAACATTTCATCGGATGTTGTTGGACAGCCCATAGTTGCAGAATCTATCATAGAGACTGGAACTCTGCTGAACATTTCTCAGGCACATTTCGATTCTACAAGAGGAGAAATTGTAGCTGATGTTGCAGATGATGAATTCATTCGTATTAAAAAAGCTTTGACAAATCGTGGAGCAGAAGTGGTTGTTCTTGATACGCCTATCATACATGATGAGGAAGAATGTGTGGATTGTGGTGCCTGTATATCTGTATGTCCTGTGAATGTATTCTCATTTGATGATGAATGGGAGCTCAAGGTGGATAAAGAAAAATGTATTCAATGTGGTACATGTATTCAGATGTGTCCTCATGATGCTTTAACTCTTGAGAGATGA
- a CDS encoding UPF0280 family protein, with translation MKEYFQIKETAVTIIADERSHIDAAKKAIISHRDLLERFIYSEPYFKIAMEPYDVPENAPEIVKRLAEAGNIMSIGPMSAIAGTISSLAVESMIDEGATYAIVDNGGDIALVNDREVVIGVYAGQSQFKNLAFLIPPKDKITGVCTSSGTVGPSISFGFADAAIVFSDNVSLADSAATALGNSTDINSENIETAFEVLNVPNIEGAVLIQDDKMGIYGQVPEIVKADIKYDCITKA, from the coding sequence ATGAAAGAGTACTTCCAGATAAAAGAAACTGCTGTTACAATAATCGCAGATGAAAGATCACACATCGATGCTGCAAAAAAAGCTATTATATCCCATCGTGATCTGCTTGAGAGATTTATCTATAGTGAGCCATATTTTAAAATTGCTATGGAACCATACGATGTTCCTGAGAATGCACCGGAGATCGTCAAAAGGCTTGCAGAGGCAGGAAATATCATGAGCATTGGTCCAATGAGTGCCATAGCAGGTACAATTTCTTCTCTTGCAGTTGAATCAATGATTGATGAGGGTGCTACTTATGCAATAGTAGATAATGGAGGAGATATAGCTCTTGTAAATGATAGAGAAGTTGTGATTGGGGTCTATGCAGGCCAATCGCAATTCAAAAATCTTGCATTCTTGATCCCGCCAAAAGATAAAATAACAGGTGTTTGTACCTCTTCAGGAACAGTTGGACCTTCCATAAGTTTTGGTTTTGCAGATGCTGCTATTGTATTTTCTGATAATGTGTCTCTGGCGGATTCTGCAGCTACTGCGCTTGGTAACAGCACAGATATCAATTCCGAAAATATTGAAACTGCATTTGAAGTGTTGAATGTACCAAATATAGAAGGTGCGGTATTGATACAGGACGATAAGATGGGAATATATGGTCAGGTCCCTGAAATTGTAAAAGCAGATATAAAATATGATTGTATTACTAAAGCCTGA
- a CDS encoding AI-2E family transporter has translation MNMDSRQLDERKVRMILAVVSVVIIAAILIYALLPYINAFFGGFILFVLFKPLFTFLHFRLGIRKQISALVVLFTTIVLVIFPSYFLVKMVAAEFQYAIANISIVVDYVAVIDEMFPQLGVQETVNEQIGNIEGAITAFLMDIPQRLFHIGIILTIMYFLLYYLLVSEESVMKTIYRVVPFHDEHVAELFNEFKKIVNTTVIAAGVVAVVQGGLLIIAFLIFDIEGAYFWGFITGILSILPVVGPTLVWFPAGVFLIIQENYIAGLGIFIFGIILSNVDNLIRPFIGHKIGQIHPFITLLGIFIGVSLFGLIGLIIGPLLLMYFVLMVQMFYEEYMQQREECKQ, from the coding sequence ATGAATATGGATAGCAGACAACTTGATGAAAGAAAGGTCAGGATGATTCTGGCTGTAGTATCGGTGGTTATAATCGCTGCTATTCTTATTTATGCACTGCTTCCATATATCAATGCCTTTTTTGGAGGGTTTATCTTGTTTGTTTTATTCAAACCTCTATTTACTTTTCTTCATTTCAGGCTTGGTATCAGAAAACAAATATCAGCTCTGGTAGTACTTTTTACAACCATTGTTCTGGTTATTTTTCCTTCTTATTTCCTGGTAAAAATGGTGGCTGCCGAATTTCAGTATGCGATTGCAAACATATCAATTGTTGTTGATTATGTTGCTGTAATTGATGAAATGTTTCCTCAACTGGGAGTTCAGGAAACTGTAAATGAACAAATTGGAAATATAGAAGGAGCTATTACCGCATTTTTGATGGATATCCCCCAGCGTCTGTTCCATATTGGAATAATTCTTACAATAATGTATTTTCTTCTTTATTACCTTCTGGTCAGTGAAGAAAGTGTGATGAAAACCATCTATCGTGTTGTTCCATTTCATGATGAACACGTGGCAGAATTATTTAATGAATTCAAAAAAATAGTTAATACCACAGTTATTGCAGCCGGTGTAGTTGCAGTTGTGCAGGGTGGGTTGTTGATTATTGCATTCCTGATATTTGATATTGAAGGTGCTTATTTCTGGGGGTTCATAACAGGTATTCTTTCAATTCTACCTGTTGTTGGTCCGACTCTTGTGTGGTTCCCGGCGGGTGTATTTCTGATAATTCAGGAGAATTATATAGCTGGGCTTGGAATATTTATTTTTGGGATAATATTAAGTAACGTTGACAATTTGATAAGACCATTTATTGGTCATAAGATAGGGCAGATCCATCCTTTTATTACTTTACTTGGAATTTTTATTGGTGTTTCTCTGTTTGGACTAATAGGACTCATAATCGGTCCGCTACTTCTTATGTACTTTGTCCTTATGGTGCAGATGTTTTATGAGGAGTATATGCAGCAAAGGGAAGAATGCAAGCAATGA
- a CDS encoding methylcobamide--CoM methyltransferase — translation MIDEMSSKERFINALNGKETDRVPYGYLWFGAGNNVLRQMDATMDDVYRSASGIAQAQILARKMYHHDNVMAPWGCLLVEAEALGTKIKLKSNGYPVIAEYALNSADEFAGVDPDIINSSERIETIKEAISILKKEIGDEVFIAGSMMSPLMLAHQLIKGDQMYYDLIQNPDSFHSLLDILTHSCILFADCLLESGADGVFVENGGSTADLFSPEMANEFGTYYTKKLYSHVQKNHGYVISHNCAVHAFYDQEMDLKPDALNFAFGDVKSLKNKYGVECEKLHNHKNMGCKQRYCFNDLRNMMNKDICLMGNITPGVFFSDSDKDIKFEVDSCLNNADKNRFILSTGCEIPLNTPLEKMDELWRVINSHWL, via the coding sequence ATGATAGACGAAATGAGTTCAAAAGAGAGATTTATCAATGCTCTCAACGGAAAGGAAACGGATCGAGTTCCATATGGATATCTATGGTTTGGGGCTGGAAATAATGTTCTAAGACAGATGGATGCCACAATGGATGATGTATATAGATCTGCTTCTGGTATTGCACAGGCACAGATACTTGCAAGGAAAATGTACCATCATGACAATGTGATGGCTCCATGGGGTTGTTTGCTGGTGGAAGCTGAAGCTCTTGGAACGAAAATAAAGTTAAAGTCCAATGGTTATCCAGTAATAGCTGAATATGCATTAAACTCTGCGGATGAGTTTGCAGGTGTTGATCCTGATATCATTAACAGCTCGGAGAGAATTGAGACCATTAAAGAAGCAATCTCTATTCTTAAAAAGGAAATCGGAGATGAAGTTTTTATTGCAGGGTCAATGATGTCTCCTCTAATGCTTGCACATCAGTTAATTAAAGGAGATCAGATGTACTATGATCTTATTCAGAATCCCGATAGTTTCCATTCACTCCTTGATATTCTGACCCACAGCTGTATCCTGTTTGCGGACTGTCTGCTTGAATCGGGTGCAGATGGTGTTTTTGTAGAAAATGGGGGAAGTACAGCTGATCTGTTCAGTCCGGAAATGGCAAACGAATTCGGGACTTATTATACAAAAAAACTGTACTCCCATGTACAGAAAAACCATGGTTATGTCATCTCTCACAACTGTGCAGTTCATGCATTTTATGATCAGGAAATGGATTTAAAACCTGATGCATTAAATTTTGCATTTGGAGATGTCAAATCTCTGAAAAATAAATATGGGGTTGAATGTGAAAAGCTGCACAATCATAAAAATATGGGTTGCAAGCAGAGGTACTGTTTCAACGATCTGAGAAATATGATGAATAAAGATATCTGCCTGATGGGAAATATTACCCCTGGTGTATTTTTCTCTGATTCGGATAAAGATATTAAATTTGAAGTGGACAGTTGTCTTAACAATGCTGATAAAAACAGGTTTATATTATCTACAGGCTGTGAAATTCCATTGAATACCCCACTGGAAAAGATGGATGAACTCTGGCGTGTGATAAATTCACATTGGCTATGA
- a CDS encoding LiaF transmembrane domain-containing protein, translated as MKKISYQISFGLMILIIGVLLLLRTTGIYDTGELLIYTPSLFVLFGIYILIRSRFRRVGTPFFLIVLFGTFQLIVLEIVTVDTIQDWWPLLIILAGLWILIRKLRFSSEEKEDRSNSDRTKIRSILGGVENINTSNNFKGGEIFTLFGGAELNLKLAEVKDTSEIKIVVLFGGTEIIVPENWNVNIDVFPILGGVEDKRSVVNADKEKPDLKITGFVGFGGFTLKN; from the coding sequence ATGAAAAAAATCTCTTATCAAATTAGCTTTGGTTTAATGATACTGATAATAGGGGTGCTTCTTCTTCTTAGGACAACCGGTATTTATGATACCGGAGAGTTATTGATCTATACTCCTTCTTTATTTGTTCTTTTTGGAATATATATACTTATAAGAAGCAGGTTTAGACGTGTGGGAACCCCCTTCTTTTTGATTGTATTGTTTGGAACCTTTCAGCTAATTGTTCTGGAAATAGTAACTGTGGACACTATTCAGGACTGGTGGCCATTGTTAATTATTCTGGCTGGGTTGTGGATACTGATCAGAAAATTGCGCTTCTCTTCTGAAGAAAAGGAAGATCGAAGTAACAGTGATAGAACCAAAATACGCTCAATTCTGGGAGGAGTTGAAAATATAAATACATCCAATAATTTTAAAGGGGGAGAAATTTTTACTCTTTTTGGAGGAGCAGAACTCAATCTGAAACTGGCAGAGGTTAAGGATACCAGTGAAATAAAGATAGTTGTTCTTTTTGGAGGTACTGAGATCATAGTTCCTGAAAATTGGAATGTTAACATTGATGTATTCCCCATTCTTGGTGGCGTTGAAGATAAAAGGTCCGTAGTTAATGCAGATAAAGAAAAACCTGACCTGAAGATTACTGGCTTTGTGGGTTTTGGCGGTTTTACACTGAAAAACTAA
- a CDS encoding M48 family metallopeptidase codes for MPSIRIENRTIEYELIFSSRKKTIGLQIDANNHLIVRAPQSLSEKQVNDLLNQRSKWIISNLDGSSQMSKNHEKKFVDGEIFLLKGQSYSLKIDFNTSEGGIVEIKDDQLIVSISPTISRYGQSVFIRNLLIDFYRKEAEKTIFERIKYYLKFFDSEPASIKIKYMKSRWGSCSGQNRLSFNMRIIMAKVDVIDYLIVHELCHLKHKNHSRKFWNSVKAILPDYEKRKKWLRENEYLLQL; via the coding sequence ATGCCCTCCATAAGAATTGAAAACAGAACCATAGAATATGAACTGATATTTTCCAGCCGCAAAAAGACAATCGGGCTTCAAATAGATGCAAACAATCATCTTATTGTAAGGGCACCACAATCCCTTTCAGAAAAACAGGTAAATGATCTGCTAAATCAAAGATCAAAATGGATCATTTCAAATCTTGACGGCTCATCTCAGATGAGTAAAAATCATGAAAAGAAGTTTGTTGATGGTGAAATTTTTTTGCTGAAAGGTCAGAGTTATTCATTGAAGATTGACTTTAATACTTCAGAGGGAGGAATAGTTGAGATTAAAGATGATCAACTTATTGTATCGATTTCTCCTACAATCTCCAGATATGGCCAAAGTGTTTTTATCCGCAATCTTCTCATTGATTTTTACAGAAAAGAAGCAGAAAAAACTATCTTTGAAAGAATAAAATACTATCTCAAATTCTTTGATTCAGAGCCTGCTTCTATAAAAATAAAATACATGAAAAGCAGATGGGGCAGCTGCTCCGGGCAGAACAGGCTGAGCTTTAATATGAGGATCATTATGGCCAAAGTTGATGTAATTGATTATCTGATAGTGCACGAGTTATGTCATCTGAAACATAAAAATCATTCCCGCAAATTCTGGAATTCAGTTAAAGCTATATTGCCTGATTATGAAAAGAGAAAGAAATGGTTAAGAGAGAATGAATATCTTCTGCAGCTGTGA
- a CDS encoding AMP-binding protein encodes MSSMLDKFVNRSDFDSYQDFKNNFKIIVPENFNFAYDVVDVYANQEPDKLAMIWCNDNNKEQFFTFKELEEYSNKAANVFSKLGVKKGDNVMLTLKSRYEFWFCLLGLHRIGAIAVPATHMLTSKDLEYRFERGNIKMIVSVSENELLDHIDQADNNTNGIVKYKASLGGNRAGWIDFLDEIGNASSEFDRPVGNQATSNEDISLMYFSSGTTGLPKMVEHNFTYPLGHIITAKYWQNVEDEGLHYTVADSGWAKCVWGKIYGQWICGSAVFVYDYERFDAQNMLEKAAKYGVTTFCAPPTIYRFLIKENLDDYNFSSLKYCVVAGEPLNPEVYEKFYKYTGIKLMEGFGQTETIVTIATYPWMEPKPGSMGKPSPEYTIELLNPEGKPCGAGEEGEIVINTRDGIPIGIFCGYRSDTEKTNSVWNDGYYHTGDMAWMDEDGYYWFVGRSDDIIKTSGYRVGPFEVESALIEHPCVLECAITGVPDEIRGQIIKASIILAKGYTPDDELKKELQEHVKSVTAPYKYPRVIEFVDELPKTISGKIRRVEIREHDSESSRKDELKSM; translated from the coding sequence ATGTCTTCGATGTTGGATAAGTTTGTAAACAGATCAGATTTTGATTCTTATCAGGACTTTAAGAATAATTTTAAGATAATTGTTCCAGAAAATTTTAATTTTGCTTATGATGTAGTTGATGTTTATGCAAATCAAGAGCCTGACAAACTGGCTATGATATGGTGCAATGATAATAATAAAGAACAATTCTTTACTTTCAAAGAACTCGAAGAATACAGCAATAAAGCGGCCAATGTATTCAGTAAGTTAGGGGTTAAGAAAGGCGATAATGTAATGCTGACATTAAAGAGCCGCTATGAATTCTGGTTTTGTCTTCTTGGACTTCACAGAATAGGCGCTATAGCTGTACCTGCCACTCACATGCTAACTTCCAAAGATCTGGAATACAGGTTTGAACGTGGTAATATAAAAATGATAGTTAGTGTCAGTGAGAATGAACTGCTCGACCATATTGATCAGGCAGACAATAATACCAATGGGATCGTAAAATATAAAGCATCACTTGGGGGCAATAGGGCTGGATGGATTGATTTTCTTGATGAGATAGGTAACGCGTCATCTGAATTTGATCGCCCTGTCGGTAACCAGGCAACTTCAAATGAAGATATATCCCTGATGTATTTTTCATCGGGAACTACAGGGCTTCCAAAAATGGTTGAACATAATTTCACCTATCCTCTTGGTCACATAATTACTGCAAAATACTGGCAGAACGTGGAAGATGAGGGACTACATTATACTGTTGCAGATTCAGGCTGGGCTAAGTGTGTTTGGGGTAAAATTTATGGTCAGTGGATATGTGGAAGTGCTGTATTTGTATATGATTATGAACGTTTTGATGCACAGAATATGCTTGAGAAAGCTGCAAAATATGGTGTAACTACATTTTGCGCTCCGCCTACAATATATAGATTCCTGATCAAGGAAAATCTGGATGATTATAATTTCAGCAGCTTAAAGTACTGTGTGGTTGCAGGTGAGCCCTTAAATCCTGAAGTGTATGAAAAGTTCTATAAGTATACAGGCATTAAGCTGATGGAAGGTTTTGGTCAAACAGAGACAATCGTCACAATTGCTACTTATCCCTGGATGGAACCAAAACCAGGTTCAATGGGTAAACCATCTCCTGAATATACCATAGAACTGCTGAATCCTGAAGGAAAACCATGTGGTGCTGGTGAAGAAGGAGAAATTGTCATCAATACCAGAGATGGTATCCCAATTGGAATATTTTGCGGCTATCGTTCAGATACTGAAAAGACAAATTCAGTGTGGAATGATGGTTATTATCATACCGGTGATATGGCATGGATGGATGAAGATGGATATTACTGGTTTGTAGGAAGGTCGGATGATATTATCAAAACATCCGGGTACCGTGTTGGACCCTTTGAGGTAGAAAGTGCACTGATAGAACATCCCTGCGTGCTGGAATGTGCTATAACAGGTGTGCCGGATGAGATCCGGGGACAGATTATTAAGGCATCTATTATATTAGCTAAAGGATATACTCCGGATGACGAACTTAAAAAAGAGCTCCAGGAACATGTGAAAAGTGTTACAGCACCTTACAAGTATCCACGTGTCATAGAATTTGTAGATGAGTTACCAAAAACAATTAGCGGTAAGATACGCAGGGTGGAAATACGTGAACATGATTCTGAAAGTTCCAGGAAAGATGAATTGAAAAGCATGTAA